From the genome of Plasmodium malariae genome assembly, chromosome: 9, one region includes:
- the PmUG01_09021500 gene encoding conserved Plasmodium protein, unknown function codes for MGDKSRRTFLFGVTAVIIFFSFAAVESQRYMWIFASICVSMLLIIDVMFFGVDKFIYDPFYANWEKKHLKDL; via the exons atgggCGATAAATCCAGGAGAA cctTTCTTTTTGGAGTTACTGCtgtgataatatttttttcgtttgCTGCAGTGGAGTCTCAAAGATATATGTG GATATTTGCTAGTATATGTGTATCCATGTTGTTAATAATCGACGTAATGTTTTTTGGTGTTGATAAATTTATCTATGATCCATTTTACGc caattgggaaaaaaaacatttaaaggatttataa
- the PmUG01_09021300 gene encoding peptidyl-prolyl cis-trans isomerase, putative codes for MTVRTSEDVYKFVKDCIKIKEEIENTKQVTKKEKNICESQNNCSKYNFDYSKFESCIKEIEDEEEEKKKKEENKHNFLNKRNPCSHDHSKERQLYEKDTKEKIKASNAFNIEGKKAFYEKNYKLACVYFRKGLIQLDYSFPESEPEKNEQNQLEINLHLNLALTKFHMSNYYECISECSTVLNLDKNNIKAYYRKGQAYMSLDLYNEAKQEFLKVLEIDPSDNNVKKSLSILKKKILIYNKKNKLVCSKFFSYNDNQSEHSTNDEQKIASYNIVDDKTNQDNNKELSNKYNDKLIVNKENNLEKVGKSNTFLNKTLLNIIDNNYIHKTKNYIFMIYDSSNFYKKYSKFFLLNSNIFFYLLICFLVFLLSLLLIPSSFLFTCYKIFLKFFLWTLSILFIIYYLFIYVYNQGKS; via the exons ATGACTGTAAGAACATCAGAAGATGTTTACAAATTTGTAAAAgattgtataaaaataaaagaagaaatagaaaatacaaaacaagtaacaaaaaaagaaaagaacatTTGTGAATCTCAAAATAATtgttcaaaatataatttcgattattcaaaatttgaaagctgtataaaagaaattgaagatgaagaagaagaaaagaaaaagaaagaagaaaacaaaCATAACTTTTTGAATAAAAGAAACCCGTGTTCCCATGATCATTCAAAAGAAAGacaattatatgaaaaagatacaaaagaaaaaataaaagcttCGAATGCTTTTAATATAGAAGGGAAAAAGgctttttatgaaaaaaattataaacttGCTTGTGTTTATTTTCGAAAAGGATTAATACAATTAGATTATAGTTTTCCTGAATCCGAACCAgagaaaaatgaacaaaaccAGCTAGAAAtcaatttacatttaaatttgGCATTAACGAAATTTCACATGTCCAATTATTATGAGTGCATCAGTGAATGTTCTACg GTGCTAAATCTAGacaagaataatataaaggcATACTACAGAAAAGGACAGGCGTACATGAGCTTAGACTTGTATAATGAAGCAAAGCAAGAATTCTTAAAAGTTTTAGAGATTGACCCGAGcgataataatgtaaaaaaatctttgtcaattttaaaaaagaaaatattaatttacaataagaagaataaattagtgtgttctaaatttttttcatataatgaTAATCAAAGCGAACATAGCACAAATgatgaacaaaaaatagcCAGTTATAATATAGTAGATGATAAAACAAATCAAGATAATAACAAGGAGTTgtctaataaatataacgaTAAATTAATTGtgaataaggaaaataatttGGAAAAAGTAGGTAAAAGCAATACCTTCCTCAACAAGACACTATTAAACATAATAGATAATAATTACATacacaaaacaaaaaattacatatttatgatatatgATAGctcaaatttttataaaaaatattcaaaattctttttattgaatagtaatatattcttttatcttttaatttgttttttagtttttttattatcattattattaattccttcctcttttctttttacttgttataaaatttttttaaaatttttcttatggACTTtgtcaattttatttattatatattatttattcatctATGTGTATAACCAAGGAAAAAGTTAA
- the PmUG01_09021400 gene encoding conserved Plasmodium protein, unknown function: MCHYESHIIETEKGSINVYFEKQSKLYCLVHTANNILQGHVYTPKDFKEYESKLSYTNDETFELNSNENDKIDNSVNAQSVDLKTEDKLNYNNFLSYVKSGIYYFGNFNINILYFLMNKHNIELTWVDNKEIFQKVNNDSKNCYTIFDDNHLNNRELIAFIINIVKIKFFDLYHHRHFYTIRKISGMWFKLDSSLSKPVLFPSNFDLNEHLISIVKDNKLYKSDNYIIQVFKKGKNNFK; encoded by the exons ATGTGCCATTATGAATCACATATTATTGAAACAGAAAAAGGGtcaataaatgtatattttgaaaaacaaaGCAAGTTATATTGTTTAGTTCACACTGCAAACAATATTTTGCAAGGTCATGTGTATACACCCAAAGATTTTAAGGAATATGAAAGTAAGCTGAGTTATACTAATGATGAAACATTTGAATTAAATAGtaatgaaaatgataaaattgaCAACTCAGTTAACGCACAATCTGTTGATTTGAAAACAGAAGATaagttaaattataataacttCCTCTCTTATGTTAAAAGTggcatttattattttggaaattttaatataaatattttatatttcttgaTGAATAAGCATAATATTGAGTTAACCTGGGTTGATAATAAAGAGATATttcaaaaagtaaataatgaCAGCAAAAACTGCTACACAATTTTTGATGATAATCATTTAAATAACAGAGAACTAATTGCattcataataaatattgttaaaataaaattttttgatttatacCACCATAGGCATTTTTACacaataagaaaaatttcag GAATGTGGTTCAAACTGGATTCATCCCTTAGCAAACCGGTGTTATTTCCCAGTAATTTTGAT ttaaATGAACATTTAATCAGTATtgtaaaagataataaattatataaatctgacaattatattatacaagtttttaaaaagggaaagaataatttcaaatag